A stretch of Faecalibacterium duncaniae DNA encodes these proteins:
- a CDS encoding BRO-N domain-containing protein yields the protein MAEVNDNSSIQLFEDQKIRTAWDAEKEEWYFSIIDVISVLTGTANPRRYWSDLKRKLKTEGANELYEKIVQLKMLSPDGKRYKTDVANTEQLLRIIQSIPSPKAEPFKAWLAMVGKERIEETIDPEQAIDRALDTYLKKGYSEEWIHQRLLAIRIRNELTDEWKKRGVQKGKEYAILTDEISRAWSGMTTGQYKRLKGLTKENLRDNMTDLELVLTMLAEASTTDISKTAKPQTFEENKQVAKRGGKVAGIARQALEAETGKPVITEKNAFDFQQLVTDIVEDAAELPENPTEKKDKE from the coding sequence ATGGCAGAAGTGAACGATAACAGCTCTATCCAGCTTTTTGAAGATCAGAAAATCCGTACTGCATGGGATGCAGAAAAGGAAGAATGGTATTTTTCAATTATTGATGTTATTTCTGTTTTAACTGGAACAGCAAATCCACGGCGATATTGGAGTGACCTGAAACGTAAGCTGAAAACTGAGGGAGCAAATGAGTTGTACGAAAAAATCGTACAACTGAAAATGTTATCCCCTGATGGAAAACGGTATAAGACGGATGTTGCTAACACTGAACAGCTCCTACGCATTATCCAGTCCATTCCGTCTCCGAAAGCTGAACCGTTCAAGGCATGGCTGGCAATGGTGGGCAAGGAACGCATCGAGGAAACCATCGACCCGGAGCAGGCCATCGACCGCGCGCTTGATACCTATTTGAAAAAAGGCTACTCCGAAGAATGGATTCATCAGCGGCTTTTGGCAATCCGCATCCGAAACGAACTGACGGATGAATGGAAGAAGCGTGGAGTGCAAAAGGGCAAGGAGTATGCTATCCTGACCGATGAAATCTCCCGCGCATGGTCCGGCATGACCACGGGGCAGTACAAGCGGCTGAAAGGTCTGACAAAAGAAAATCTCCGGGACAATATGACTGATTTGGAACTTGTGTTGACCATGCTGGCCGAAGCCTCCACCACGGATATTTCCAAGACTGCAAAGCCGCAGACCTTTGAAGAAAACAAGCAGGTTGCCAAGCGTGGCGGCAAAGTGGCCGGCATTGCGCGGCAGGCTCTTGAAGCGGAAACCGGCAAACCCGTTATCACAGAAAAAAATGCGTTTGACTTCCAGCAGCTTGTGACCGACATTGTAGAAGATGCCGCCGAACTGCCAGAAAATCCCACCGAGAAAAAAGATAAAGAGTGA
- a CDS encoding transposon-transfer assisting family protein, with protein MNFSVEEENLICMYHTSDRRRTMARMLAALPDMDTEMRQLANSTIAKLERMTDADFDGQRFDFAGE; from the coding sequence ATGAATTTCAGCGTGGAAGAAGAAAATTTGATCTGTATGTACCACACCTCTGACCGCCGCCGGACGATGGCGCGGATGCTGGCCGCCCTGCCGGATATGGACACCGAAATGCGGCAACTGGCAAACAGCACCATTGCCAAGTTGGAGCGCATGACCGATGCAGACTTTGACGGGCAGAGGTTTGACTTTGCAGGTGAATAA
- a CDS encoding YodL domain-containing protein translates to MSELFSIQLQNRQQQGRDGVWLDLPTTTEQVQAALRQIGISSDNLQGLFISGYFAEEEKRFAIPYNMVLASNVDELNFLASRLETLSTGERTELNAALQVPQSELSSIGRITDFPENVDYYVHLPDVRGPAQLGDYYLNRSGMVDMPEEWKGGIDTAQFGRYVAQQEQGVFTQYGYLVKSGDEWQKVHEGQPVPEEYRVLSFPVPEILRDAANIPPPMQSEPQPQKVLPIILNGKDSAERMKEITDRLETGIQELFDSDRYKAYLTTMAKFHNYSFNNTLLIAMQGGQLVAGFNKWKDTFHRTVKKGEKGIKILAPAPYKVKQKTEKLDEQGKPVLDKDGMPLTEEKTVQIPAFKVVSVFDVSQTEGEPLPSIAVNELSGSVQDYQDFFKALEQASPVPIGFEDIEGGAHGYFHLLDNRIAIQEGMSQLQTIKTAIHEIAHAKLHAIDPNDPEQTSRPDSRTREVQAESVAYAVCQHYGLDTSEYSFGYVAGWSSGRELAELKASLEIIRSAAHELISALDEHLAELRQQREADLSAAQEAAFALDNGNTLFIQTCDSGYDYTLYGPDHTALDGGQLDAPGLTLPDAGQEALNLLGQTAAVAEVLLGDKLAAFQEAAEKANELPAPVKIPDPAAEPTVTILWSESDKLQDGEIMPLSVANRVFEELDTAQHTDREKDGYTGGWYDKTAFRIDFTLNGQPDNYEGRQDFGDGEGSLVQHIQNYHEYYARDENWKNFVLHNKGPEAWEQDKAEREMVLTEFIPYLKQHCNLSAMEQTATAALREGQDISPEQAAYYNAIVTYVQDCRPLLNQGQYDLPEPPKLADFDQSLQDYKAQVQSEIAQEAAAAGMTVEEYAAAGFEAPQQDSFSIYQLRNEDSTRDYRFEPYDRLQAAGRTVDKANYMEVYAAPLTVGTTLEDIYRTFNIDHPADFKGHSLSVSDVVVLHQNGQDTAHYCDSVGFQQVPEFLRENPLRTAELSTEQNENMIDGVLNNAPSLGELEAKAKAGEQISLTDLAAAVKAEEKAPKAKKSRAAKPKKPSIRAQLDAAKKEQSKQTQPREKTKELEV, encoded by the coding sequence CATTTCGTCCGATAATCTGCAGGGCCTTTTCATTTCCGGCTATTTTGCCGAGGAAGAAAAGCGTTTTGCGATTCCCTACAACATGGTACTGGCATCCAATGTGGACGAACTGAACTTTCTGGCATCACGACTGGAAACGCTTTCTACCGGGGAACGCACAGAGCTGAACGCCGCCCTGCAAGTCCCGCAGAGTGAGCTTTCCAGCATCGGGAGAATCACCGACTTTCCCGAAAACGTGGACTATTATGTGCATCTGCCGGATGTGCGCGGCCCTGCCCAGCTGGGAGACTACTACTTGAACCGTTCCGGCATGGTGGATATGCCGGAGGAATGGAAAGGAGGCATCGACACGGCACAGTTTGGCCGGTATGTGGCCCAGCAGGAGCAGGGAGTGTTCACCCAGTACGGCTACCTTGTCAAAAGCGGGGACGAGTGGCAGAAAGTCCACGAGGGCCAGCCTGTGCCGGAAGAATACCGGGTGCTGTCCTTTCCTGTGCCGGAAATCCTGCGGGATGCAGCTAACATCCCGCCGCCTATGCAGAGCGAGCCGCAGCCGCAAAAGGTTCTCCCAATCATTCTGAACGGCAAAGATAGCGCAGAGCGAATGAAAGAAATTACAGACCGGCTGGAAACAGGGATTCAAGAGCTGTTCGACAGCGACCGCTACAAAGCCTACCTCACCACGATGGCGAAGTTTCACAATTACAGCTTCAACAACACCTTGCTGATCGCCATGCAGGGCGGACAGCTGGTGGCGGGTTTCAACAAGTGGAAAGACACGTTCCACCGCACCGTGAAAAAGGGCGAAAAGGGCATCAAGATTCTTGCTCCCGCGCCCTACAAGGTCAAGCAGAAAACGGAAAAACTGGACGAACAGGGCAAGCCCGTTTTGGACAAAGACGGTATGCCACTGACCGAGGAAAAGACGGTGCAGATTCCGGCCTTCAAAGTGGTTTCTGTGTTCGATGTCAGCCAGACCGAGGGCGAACCGCTGCCATCCATTGCGGTGAATGAACTTTCCGGCAGCGTGCAGGACTATCAAGATTTTTTCAAGGCATTGGAGCAGGCATCCCCGGTGCCCATCGGGTTTGAGGACATCGAGGGCGGCGCGCATGGGTACTTTCATCTGCTCGACAACCGCATTGCCATCCAAGAGGGCATGAGCCAGTTACAGACCATCAAGACAGCCATCCATGAGATTGCCCATGCAAAGCTGCACGCCATCGACCCCAACGACCCGGAACAGACCAGCCGCCCGGACAGCCGCACCCGCGAGGTGCAGGCCGAAAGCGTGGCCTATGCCGTCTGCCAGCACTACGGGCTGGACACGTCCGAGTATTCCTTTGGTTATGTGGCTGGGTGGAGTTCCGGCCGGGAACTGGCGGAACTGAAAGCATCTCTGGAAATTATCCGCAGCGCGGCCCATGAGCTGATCTCCGCGCTGGACGAACATCTGGCAGAACTTCGCCAGCAGCGGGAAGCAGACCTTTCCGCTGCACAGGAGGCCGCATTTGCACTGGACAATGGCAATACGCTGTTCATCCAGACCTGCGATTCTGGCTATGACTACACTTTGTATGGCCCGGACCACACGGCTCTGGACGGTGGGCAGCTGGACGCGCCCGGTCTGACCCTGCCGGATGCCGGGCAGGAAGCACTTAATCTGCTGGGGCAGACAGCCGCGGTGGCGGAAGTTCTGTTGGGCGATAAGCTGGCGGCGTTCCAAGAGGCGGCGGAAAAGGCCAACGAACTTCCCGCGCCTGTCAAAATTCCAGACCCTGCCGCAGAGCCCACGGTCACGATTCTGTGGAGCGAAAGCGACAAGCTGCAGGACGGCGAAATCATGCCGCTGTCCGTGGCGAATCGTGTTTTTGAAGAACTGGACACTGCTCAGCACACGGACCGGGAAAAGGACGGCTACACGGGCGGCTGGTACGACAAGACCGCATTCCGTATTGATTTTACCCTGAACGGCCAGCCCGACAACTACGAGGGACGGCAGGATTTTGGTGACGGAGAGGGTTCTTTGGTTCAGCATATCCAGAACTACCACGAATACTATGCCAGGGACGAGAACTGGAAAAATTTTGTTCTGCACAACAAAGGCCCGGAAGCGTGGGAGCAGGACAAGGCAGAGCGGGAAATGGTACTGACCGAGTTTATCCCGTACCTCAAACAGCATTGCAATCTTTCCGCTATGGAGCAGACGGCTACCGCCGCTTTGCGAGAGGGTCAGGATATTTCGCCGGAACAAGCCGCCTATTACAATGCCATTGTAACCTATGTGCAGGACTGCCGCCCGCTGCTCAACCAAGGCCAGTATGACTTGCCGGAACCGCCCAAGCTGGCCGACTTTGACCAGAGTTTGCAGGACTACAAGGCGCAGGTACAGTCCGAGATCGCGCAGGAAGCGGCGGCCGCCGGAATGACCGTAGAGGAATACGCGGCGGCAGGCTTTGAGGCACCGCAGCAGGATAGCTTTTCCATCTACCAGCTGCGCAATGAAGATTCCACCCGCGATTACCGTTTTGAGCCCTACGACCGCCTGCAGGCCGCTGGCCGAACCGTGGATAAGGCAAACTATATGGAGGTGTATGCCGCGCCGCTGACTGTTGGTACCACGTTGGAGGACATCTACCGCACATTCAATATAGACCATCCAGCAGACTTCAAGGGACACTCGCTGTCTGTTTCGGATGTAGTGGTGCTGCACCAGAATGGGCAGGACACCGCCCACTACTGCGACAGTGTGGGCTTCCAGCAGGTGCCGGAGTTCTTACGGGAAAATCCGCTGCGCACCGCAGAGCTTTCCACCGAACAGAACGAAAACATGATTGACGGTGTGCTGAACAATGCGCCCTCTTTAGGTGAGTTGGAAGCCAAAGCAAAGGCCGGAGAACAAATTTCTCTGACGGACCTTGCCGCCGCAGTCAAGGCCGAGGAAAAGGCACCGAAAGCCAAGAAGTCCCGCGCCGCAAAACCGAAAAAGCCGTCCATCCGGGCACAGCTGGATGCCGCAAAAAAAGAGCAGAGCAAGCAAACACAGCCACGGGAAAAGACAAAGGAATTGGAGGTCTGA